A portion of the Coriobacteriia bacterium genome contains these proteins:
- a CDS encoding YebC/PmpR family DNA-binding transcriptional regulator — protein MSGHSKWATTKHRKAAQDSKRSAMFSKLSRIITVAAKTGGDPNPENNASLAAAIAKAKGYSMPKDKIKVAIDKAFGSGADAANFEEVTYEGYGPAGIGVYVECLTDNRNRTAADVRSAFSHSGGNLGANGSVAYMFDRKGQITVLKEIETGDKKNPTAPNGAAADSDEFEMAVIEAGADDYEEADDEWIVFTEPSDLMAVRSALEEQGVEVKGAELIFEPNNPTAISVADAKKVQRLIDKLEEFDDVQNVYSTMDITDEIAAALEED, from the coding sequence ATGTCCGGACATTCCAAGTGGGCAACCACCAAACATCGCAAGGCGGCGCAGGACTCCAAGCGCTCTGCGATGTTCTCCAAGCTCAGCCGTATCATTACCGTCGCAGCAAAGACCGGCGGCGATCCCAATCCCGAGAACAACGCATCCCTGGCGGCGGCCATCGCCAAGGCCAAGGGCTATTCCATGCCCAAGGACAAGATCAAGGTCGCGATCGACAAGGCCTTTGGCTCGGGTGCCGATGCGGCGAACTTCGAGGAAGTTACCTACGAGGGCTATGGTCCTGCCGGTATCGGTGTGTACGTCGAGTGCCTGACGGACAACCGCAACCGCACCGCCGCGGACGTGCGCAGCGCGTTTTCGCATTCGGGTGGCAACCTGGGCGCAAACGGCTCGGTCGCGTACATGTTCGACCGCAAGGGCCAGATCACCGTCTTGAAGGAGATCGAGACGGGCGACAAGAAGAATCCTACCGCTCCCAATGGCGCGGCTGCCGATTCCGACGAGTTCGAGATGGCCGTTATCGAGGCTGGCGCGGACGATTACGAAGAGGCCGATGACGAGTGGATCGTCTTCACCGAGCCGAGCGACCTCATGGCCGTGCGCAGTGCTCTCGAGGAGCAGGGCGTCGAGGTCAAGGGCGCCGAGCTCATCTTCGAGCCCAACAATCCCACGGCCATTTCCGTTGCCGATGCCAAGAAGGTGCAGCGCCTCATCGACAAGCTCGAGGAGTTCGACGACGTCCAGAACGTCTATAGCACGATGGATATCACCGACGAGATTGCCGCGGCCCTCGAGGAGGACTAG
- a CDS encoding prolipoprotein diacylglyceryl transferase, with the protein MLNELYHSIDPVLFSIGPLSVRWYGLAYVAGFICAGLIVYFYAKHWKLRFSSYDTLVFVCYCAFGIIIGARLGYCLFYGDGYYFAHPLEIFAVSNGGMSFHGGLVGIVIAGLIYSRVYGMPFLTLADLVSCAVPVGLFFGRCANFVNGELYGAPTDLPIGVDFTGTGVMYHPSQLYEALLEGLVIFFVLCALSRKADPPRPRGFFLGTFLVLYGVFRILIEFVRLPDVQLGYFFGTWGTMGQLLSLPMLVVGICLLAWSLVRKDPQRGMPANRV; encoded by the coding sequence ATGTTAAACGAGCTGTATCATTCCATCGACCCTGTCCTTTTCAGCATCGGCCCGCTGAGCGTCCGCTGGTACGGGCTCGCCTACGTCGCGGGCTTCATTTGCGCGGGCCTCATCGTGTACTTCTATGCCAAGCATTGGAAGCTGCGTTTCAGCTCCTATGACACGCTCGTCTTCGTCTGCTACTGCGCGTTTGGCATCATCATCGGCGCACGTCTCGGGTATTGCCTCTTCTATGGGGACGGGTACTACTTTGCGCATCCTCTCGAGATCTTCGCGGTCTCGAATGGCGGCATGTCTTTTCACGGTGGGCTTGTCGGCATTGTCATCGCCGGTCTCATCTACTCGCGCGTATACGGCATGCCCTTTCTCACGCTTGCCGATCTCGTCTCGTGTGCCGTTCCCGTGGGGCTCTTCTTCGGCCGCTGCGCGAACTTCGTGAACGGCGAGCTCTATGGTGCTCCGACGGATCTGCCCATCGGCGTTGACTTCACCGGAACGGGGGTCATGTACCACCCTTCCCAGCTTTACGAGGCGCTGCTTGAGGGCCTTGTCATCTTCTTCGTGCTTTGCGCGCTGTCGCGCAAGGCGGATCCTCCACGTCCACGCGGCTTCTTCCTCGGGACCTTCCTCGTGCTCTACGGCGTCTTCCGCATCCTTATCGAATTCGTGAGGCTGCCCGATGTGCAGCTCGGCTACTTCTTCGGAACCTGGGGCACGATGGGACAGCTCCTTTCGCTCCCGATGCTCGTCGTGGGTATCTGCCTGCTTGCATGGAGTCTCGTACGCAAAGATCCCCAAAGGGGCATGCCCGCAAATCGGGTATGA
- the higA gene encoding addiction module antidote protein, HigA family, whose amino-acid sequence MGQYDYAYVTITPGELLKEEFLEPLGISQYRLAKEIGVPAGRIGQIVAGKRAITADTDLRLCRFFGLSNGYWLRAQVAYDTKVAEHELADELAKITPLHSVA is encoded by the coding sequence ATGGGCCAGTACGACTATGCATACGTGACCATCACGCCGGGCGAGCTTCTCAAGGAAGAGTTCCTCGAGCCTCTCGGCATCTCGCAGTATCGACTTGCGAAGGAAATTGGCGTGCCGGCAGGGCGCATCGGACAGATCGTCGCGGGCAAGCGCGCCATCACCGCTGATACCGACCTACGCCTCTGCCGTTTCTTTGGCTTGTCGAATGGCTATTGGCTGCGTGCCCAGGTAGCATACGATACCAAGGTCGCCGAACATGAGCTTGCCGACGAGCTCGCGAAGATCACTCCGCTGCATAGTGTCGCGTAA
- a CDS encoding NAD-dependent DNA ligase LigA, translating into MAAGDAPSQDNLFDLMSDTTADAPADAVERVNELRATLQRARDQYYLEDAPELPDAVYDSLNRELAELEGRYPQLKTADSPTQTVGGGVAEQFTPAEHQHRMYSLDDAMDLDELDEWLRRTREAVGHSLSYCCELKIDGSSIALTYERGTLVRAATRGDGSVGENVTANIMQVKDVPKHLSIESGAMGFSQPIEVRGEVYMPRSSFERLNDAISLENDEIMLYNAEVDAGERTGRKLALKKSFANCRNAAAGSLRQKDSAITAERDLATFIYAIAEATQLDVESQHEFLEWLRTAGFTVNPNIRVVDSEAAVHEFCKNALEHRGDLDYDIDGVVVKVDDFAIQAELGFTAKAPRWAIAFKFPPEEKTTILRNVAVQVGRTGVLTPVAEFDPTTVDGSVVSRATLHNYDELARKDVRIGDTIIIHKAGDVIPEVVGAVMDLRPPDAQVPPVPSVCPSCGSPVFRDGAFLRCDSTECPAQLQTRLEHWVSRGAMDIDGLGTKIIENLVASGLLRDVVDFYKLDADTLADVATGEEKKDGSPRVFGQKNAAKAIEQIEASKQRPFENLLFAIGIRNIGKTTAEALAKAFKTMDALMNASVPQLCQVDGIGEVVAEGIREFFDTQDNRDLIERLREVGLQMAIDESDAKPQTLAGLTFVLTGSLERYDRTTAEELLREYGAKTSGSVSKKTSYVVAGPGAGSKLRKAVELGIPVLDEDALVQIIDTGEVPA; encoded by the coding sequence ATGGCTGCAGGGGATGCTCCTTCGCAAGACAATCTCTTCGATTTGATGAGCGATACGACGGCTGACGCACCGGCAGATGCCGTCGAACGCGTCAACGAGCTGCGCGCGACGCTGCAGAGGGCTCGCGATCAGTACTACCTCGAGGATGCCCCCGAGCTTCCCGATGCGGTCTACGATTCGCTCAATCGCGAGCTTGCCGAGCTCGAGGGACGCTACCCACAGCTGAAGACGGCCGATTCGCCCACCCAGACCGTTGGCGGCGGCGTGGCCGAGCAGTTCACGCCAGCCGAGCATCAGCACCGCATGTACTCGCTCGATGATGCGATGGACCTTGACGAACTCGACGAGTGGCTGCGCCGCACGCGCGAGGCAGTGGGTCATAGCCTTTCCTATTGCTGCGAGCTCAAGATCGATGGCTCCTCCATTGCGCTCACCTACGAGCGCGGCACGCTTGTACGAGCCGCCACCCGTGGCGATGGCAGCGTGGGCGAGAACGTGACGGCAAACATTATGCAGGTAAAGGACGTTCCCAAGCACCTTTCCATCGAGAGTGGCGCCATGGGCTTCTCCCAACCCATCGAGGTGCGCGGCGAGGTCTACATGCCCCGCTCCTCCTTCGAGCGCCTCAACGACGCCATCAGCCTCGAGAACGACGAGATCATGCTCTACAACGCCGAGGTCGACGCCGGTGAGCGCACGGGACGAAAGCTCGCGCTCAAGAAGAGCTTCGCCAACTGTCGTAACGCCGCCGCCGGATCGTTGCGCCAGAAGGACTCCGCCATCACGGCCGAGCGCGATCTGGCCACCTTCATCTACGCCATCGCCGAGGCCACGCAGCTTGACGTGGAAAGCCAGCACGAGTTCCTGGAATGGCTGCGCACGGCGGGATTCACAGTCAATCCCAACATCCGCGTCGTGGACAGCGAAGCCGCGGTGCACGAGTTCTGCAAGAACGCCCTGGAGCATCGCGGCGACCTCGACTACGACATCGATGGTGTCGTCGTGAAGGTCGATGACTTCGCCATCCAGGCCGAGCTCGGCTTCACCGCCAAGGCGCCGCGCTGGGCCATTGCGTTCAAGTTCCCACCCGAGGAGAAGACCACCATCCTGCGCAACGTCGCCGTGCAGGTGGGGCGCACCGGCGTGCTCACGCCCGTGGCGGAGTTCGACCCCACGACGGTGGACGGCTCGGTCGTCTCGCGTGCGACGCTGCACAACTACGACGAGCTCGCCCGCAAGGACGTGCGCATCGGCGACACCATCATCATCCACAAGGCCGGAGACGTCATCCCCGAGGTCGTCGGAGCGGTCATGGATTTGCGCCCGCCCGATGCCCAGGTGCCGCCGGTTCCGAGCGTCTGTCCGAGCTGCGGCTCGCCCGTGTTCCGCGACGGGGCCTTCCTGCGCTGTGACAGCACCGAGTGTCCGGCCCAGCTGCAGACACGTCTGGAACACTGGGTGTCTCGTGGGGCCATGGACATCGATGGTCTGGGCACCAAGATCATTGAGAATCTGGTGGCCTCTGGCCTGCTCAGGGATGTCGTGGACTTCTACAAGCTCGATGCCGATACGCTTGCCGATGTCGCCACGGGCGAGGAGAAGAAGGACGGCTCTCCGCGTGTCTTTGGCCAGAAGAACGCCGCCAAGGCCATCGAGCAGATCGAGGCATCCAAGCAGCGCCCCTTCGAGAACCTGCTCTTCGCCATCGGCATTCGCAATATCGGCAAGACGACAGCCGAAGCCCTGGCCAAGGCGTTCAAAACCATGGACGCGCTCATGAACGCGAGTGTGCCGCAGCTATGCCAGGTAGATGGTATTGGCGAGGTGGTGGCCGAGGGCATCCGCGAGTTCTTCGACACGCAGGATAACCGCGATCTCATCGAGCGCCTGCGCGAGGTGGGCCTGCAGATGGCCATCGACGAAAGCGATGCCAAACCCCAGACGCTTGCCGGTCTCACCTTCGTGCTCACCGGCTCGCTCGAGCGCTACGATCGCACGACGGCCGAGGAGCTGCTGCGCGAGTACGGTGCCAAGACGAGCGGCAGCGTGAGCAAGAAGACCTCGTACGTGGTGGCCGGCCCCGGTGCGGGCAGTAAGCTGCGAAAAGCCGTAGAGCTGGGGATTCCCGTGCTCGACGAGGACGCACTCGTGCAGATCATCGACACCGGTGAGGTCCCGGCGTAG
- a CDS encoding YqeG family HAD IIIA-type phosphatase, producing the protein MLGMRPDAYYVSVLDIEPSALVEHGYRAVLLDLDNTLQPRGADTLAPEVIAWVRSLEDAGLGVALVSNSGRKRTLEAARTLDVPLVRNAMKPFTRGYVQACAMLGVACNQAVMIGDQSYTDVLGAHRVGMDAILVVPQSGTDPLHTHLLRMLDRRAVHGMRAIGSAS; encoded by the coding sequence ATGCTGGGCATGAGGCCAGATGCGTATTACGTGTCCGTGCTCGACATCGAGCCGAGCGCGCTTGTCGAGCACGGGTACCGCGCGGTGCTGCTTGACCTCGACAATACCTTGCAGCCACGCGGGGCCGATACGCTGGCGCCTGAGGTTATCGCCTGGGTGCGTTCGCTCGAGGACGCCGGTCTTGGCGTGGCGCTCGTCTCCAACAGCGGGCGCAAGCGCACGCTTGAAGCGGCACGTACGCTCGACGTTCCCCTCGTGCGCAATGCGATGAAGCCCTTCACGCGTGGATACGTGCAGGCTTGCGCGATGCTTGGCGTCGCCTGCAATCAGGCCGTCATGATCGGCGACCAATCGTATACGGATGTCCTGGGGGCGCATCGTGTGGGGATGGATGCCATTCTCGTCGTCCCGCAATCCGGGACAGATCCGCTGCACACGCATCTCTTGCGCATGCTCGACCGTAGGGCCGTGCATGGCATGCGCGCCATCGGGAGCGCTTCATGA
- the mltG gene encoding endolytic transglycosylase MltG, with product MTQGQHYAPSNYTEKRKGKSRKRGLIIGLIVVIVLAIIAGFFAYQNFFGDKTGEVKQGEEITVVIPAGSSTDKIASILVDDGVIGSANAFTNRVKQLNQAASLQSGSYVMIGGDDLDNIIKMLANGQTGRQLVIPEGFNLRQIADKVESTCGIDADDFYAQTQKASDYVAEYPFLEGVYNNSMEGFLYPDTYRVDPSATADDIIRMMLDQFAAQIATVDMSYAASKNLTLYDVVTLASMVEKEYQAESDKAPIAAVFYNRLRDGITLGSDVTTYYAVGKDMTEELTAADLASDSPYNTRNPSHFGLPAGPICNPSVSTIQAAASPADVNYLYFFFSNREGKTMFFDNDADFNAAWAQYGD from the coding sequence ATGACCCAGGGTCAGCATTATGCACCGTCAAACTACACGGAGAAGCGCAAGGGAAAGTCGCGCAAGCGTGGACTCATCATCGGCCTGATCGTAGTCATTGTCCTCGCTATCATTGCCGGCTTCTTTGCCTACCAGAACTTCTTTGGCGACAAGACGGGAGAGGTAAAGCAGGGTGAGGAAATCACGGTCGTGATTCCCGCTGGCTCCTCGACCGACAAGATCGCCTCGATACTCGTCGATGATGGCGTCATCGGCTCAGCGAACGCCTTCACGAATCGCGTCAAGCAGCTCAACCAGGCTGCGAGTCTGCAATCGGGCTCCTACGTGATGATTGGCGGCGATGACCTTGACAACATCATCAAGATGCTTGCCAATGGCCAGACGGGCAGGCAGCTTGTTATCCCCGAGGGCTTCAATCTACGTCAGATTGCCGATAAGGTCGAATCGACCTGCGGCATAGACGCCGATGATTTCTACGCGCAGACGCAGAAGGCCTCCGACTACGTTGCCGAGTACCCCTTCCTCGAAGGCGTGTACAACAACTCGATGGAGGGCTTCCTGTACCCGGACACCTATCGCGTCGATCCTTCGGCCACGGCTGACGATATCATCCGCATGATGCTCGACCAGTTTGCCGCGCAGATCGCCACCGTTGACATGAGCTACGCCGCTTCGAAGAACCTCACGCTCTACGATGTGGTGACGCTTGCCTCCATGGTCGAGAAGGAATACCAGGCCGAAAGTGATAAGGCCCCCATTGCCGCCGTCTTCTACAACCGACTGCGCGACGGCATCACCCTGGGCAGTGACGTGACTACCTATTATGCCGTGGGCAAGGACATGACCGAGGAGCTCACTGCCGCCGACCTGGCAAGCGATAGTCCCTACAACACGCGTAACCCAAGCCACTTCGGCTTGCCGGCTGGCCCCATATGCAACCCCTCCGTGTCGACCATCCAGGCCGCGGCAAGTCCCGCCGATGTGAACTACCTGTACTTCTTCTTCTCCAATAGGGAGGGGAAGACGATGTTCTTCGACAATGATGCCGATTTCAACGCCGCCTGGGCGCAGTACGGTGACTAG
- a CDS encoding Holliday junction resolvase RuvX, whose protein sequence is MRVLGLDIGEKRIGVAVADTTTGLAMPLRVMNAQEVIDNAQPWRMLVQDNEPDLLVCGLPKTMRGATGQQATRIRELAERIAQSCGVPLEFADERLSSAEAKRVLRAQGLSEREMRGKIDSVAASLFLETWLAANSEYKMEER, encoded by the coding sequence ATGCGAGTCCTGGGGCTTGACATAGGGGAGAAGCGTATCGGCGTTGCCGTTGCCGATACGACGACGGGCCTTGCCATGCCGTTGCGGGTCATGAATGCCCAAGAGGTGATTGACAACGCGCAACCCTGGCGCATGCTCGTGCAGGATAACGAGCCGGACTTGCTCGTCTGCGGTCTTCCCAAGACCATGCGGGGGGCTACGGGCCAGCAAGCGACGCGTATTCGCGAGCTTGCCGAGCGCATCGCGCAAAGCTGCGGCGTGCCGCTCGAGTTTGCCGACGAGCGCCTGAGCAGTGCGGAGGCAAAGCGCGTGCTTCGCGCGCAAGGGCTTTCCGAGCGCGAGATGCGCGGCAAGATCGACAGCGTGGCCGCCTCGCTCTTTCTCGAGACCTGGCTTGCCGCGAATAGTGAGTACAAGATGGAGGAACGATGA
- a CDS encoding alanine--tRNA ligase — protein sequence MASKPITSAEIREAYLNFFEEKGCQRWPSSSLIPDDPSLLLTVAGMVQFKPYFLQQKHLDPRYVGTTTAQKCVRTNDIDIIGTDGRHLSFFEMLGNFSFGAYFKKEMCAWAYEFSVDVLGLDPDRIYVTIYEEDEETADIWQEVGVPADHISRLGADDNFWVAGPTGPCGPCSELYYDQGEDVGCGSPDCKPGCDCDRFLEYWNLVFTQFDRQEDGTMIPLEKKNIDTGLGLERMAAIMQGVSSNFDTDILHGLIEVGERLSGRHYGDDELTDLSLRIMADHSRAIVFMIGDGILPSNEGRGYVLRRLLRRAVRHGRLIGIEGPFLKSFLDAICTEMGAVYPEIIENKALIEKVLLSEEERFNRTIDTGMHYLEEAIEDMSEGDVLDGVAAFTLHDTYGFPVELTAEICLEHGISVDMEGFEREMTAQRERARAARNDEAWDGFGDIFTHILDVHGPSEFVGYKDDECDARIVDIIVDGAIVDEANEGDEVAIVLDKTPFYGEMGGQVGDTGTITSELGTIVIDDTKRPEEGLPVHYGTVTSGSLHKDDVVHAAIDKRRRALIARNHTATHILQRALTEVLGEHIKQAGSLVAPDRLRFDFTHFEPMTHEQILEVERICNNIIMSDLPVYAYETSLTAAREAGVLALFGEKYGEFVRVIETGTFSKELCGGTHVGNTSEIGLFKITQESSIGANTRRLEAVTSIKAYEYMSRMEEELRETARFLKVPPLDVSERVAKMQAQLDELESMRKRRMKAAAEGSVTDFVKAAAQVDGYKLIVADLGESVVQGMREMWDIVKQRAGGEPFAVVLFARNPEGGNPLMLAAGTQDAVDAGFNAKDVIANVAPLIGGGGGGKPAMAQAGGKNAEGIPAAIEKAKELFGI from the coding sequence ATGGCGTCCAAACCCATCACGTCCGCAGAGATTCGCGAGGCATACCTGAATTTCTTCGAGGAAAAAGGCTGCCAACGCTGGCCGTCTTCCTCGCTCATCCCCGATGACCCATCCTTGCTGCTCACCGTTGCGGGCATGGTGCAGTTCAAGCCCTACTTCCTGCAGCAAAAGCACCTTGATCCCCGCTACGTGGGCACGACCACCGCGCAGAAGTGCGTGCGCACCAATGACATCGACATCATCGGCACGGATGGCCGTCATCTCTCGTTCTTCGAGATGCTCGGCAACTTCAGCTTCGGCGCATACTTCAAGAAGGAAATGTGCGCCTGGGCCTATGAGTTCTCCGTTGACGTGCTCGGCCTCGATCCCGATCGCATCTATGTCACGATATACGAGGAGGACGAGGAGACCGCCGACATCTGGCAGGAAGTCGGCGTCCCGGCAGACCACATCTCGCGCCTTGGCGCTGACGACAACTTCTGGGTCGCCGGTCCCACCGGCCCCTGCGGTCCGTGCTCCGAGCTCTACTACGACCAAGGCGAGGACGTCGGTTGCGGCAGCCCGGATTGCAAACCCGGCTGCGATTGCGATCGCTTCCTCGAGTACTGGAACCTCGTCTTCACGCAGTTTGACCGCCAGGAAGATGGCACGATGATTCCGCTCGAGAAGAAGAACATCGATACGGGCCTCGGTCTCGAGCGCATGGCCGCCATCATGCAGGGCGTGAGCTCCAACTTCGACACCGACATCCTCCATGGCCTCATCGAGGTGGGTGAGCGCCTGAGCGGTCGCCACTATGGCGATGACGAGCTCACGGATCTCTCGTTGCGCATCATGGCCGACCATTCCCGCGCCATCGTCTTCATGATTGGCGACGGCATCCTGCCCTCCAACGAGGGACGCGGATACGTTCTGCGCCGTTTGCTGCGCCGCGCCGTGCGCCATGGTCGTCTCATCGGCATCGAAGGTCCCTTTCTCAAGAGTTTCCTCGATGCCATCTGCACGGAGATGGGCGCGGTATACCCGGAGATCATCGAGAACAAGGCCCTCATCGAGAAGGTTCTGCTTTCCGAGGAGGAGCGCTTCAATCGCACGATCGATACGGGCATGCATTACCTCGAGGAGGCCATCGAGGATATGAGCGAGGGTGACGTGCTCGATGGCGTCGCCGCCTTCACGCTGCATGATACCTACGGCTTCCCCGTCGAGCTCACCGCCGAGATTTGCCTTGAGCACGGGATTAGCGTCGATATGGAGGGCTTCGAGCGCGAGATGACCGCGCAGCGCGAGCGTGCGCGTGCGGCGCGCAACGACGAGGCCTGGGATGGTTTCGGCGACATCTTCACGCACATCCTCGACGTGCATGGGCCAAGCGAGTTCGTGGGCTACAAGGATGACGAGTGCGACGCACGCATCGTCGACATCATCGTCGATGGCGCTATTGTGGATGAGGCCAACGAAGGCGACGAGGTCGCCATCGTGCTCGACAAGACGCCGTTCTATGGCGAGATGGGTGGCCAGGTGGGAGACACCGGCACCATCACGAGCGAGCTCGGCACCATCGTCATCGATGACACGAAGCGCCCGGAGGAGGGCCTGCCCGTCCACTACGGCACGGTCACGTCAGGCTCCTTGCACAAGGATGACGTCGTGCACGCCGCCATCGACAAGCGCCGTCGCGCACTCATCGCCCGCAACCACACGGCGACGCATATCCTGCAGCGCGCGCTCACCGAGGTGCTCGGCGAGCATATCAAGCAGGCCGGTTCGCTCGTCGCACCTGACAGGCTGCGTTTTGACTTCACGCATTTCGAGCCCATGACGCACGAGCAGATCCTCGAGGTCGAGCGCATCTGCAACAACATCATCATGTCCGATCTGCCCGTATACGCCTACGAGACTTCGCTTACCGCCGCACGCGAGGCGGGCGTCCTCGCGCTCTTCGGCGAGAAGTACGGCGAGTTCGTTCGCGTCATCGAGACGGGTACCTTCTCCAAGGAGCTCTGCGGCGGTACGCATGTGGGAAACACGAGCGAGATCGGCCTGTTCAAGATCACGCAGGAGAGCTCGATTGGCGCCAACACGCGCCGTCTCGAGGCCGTGACGAGCATCAAGGCCTACGAGTACATGTCGCGCATGGAGGAAGAGCTGCGCGAGACCGCGCGCTTCCTCAAGGTGCCGCCCCTCGACGTCTCCGAGCGCGTCGCGAAGATGCAGGCGCAGCTCGACGAGCTCGAAAGCATGCGCAAACGCCGCATGAAGGCGGCTGCCGAGGGCAGCGTCACCGATTTCGTCAAGGCAGCGGCTCAGGTCGATGGCTACAAGCTCATCGTTGCCGATTTGGGCGAGTCCGTTGTCCAGGGCATGCGCGAGATGTGGGACATCGTCAAACAACGTGCTGGCGGTGAGCCCTTTGCCGTCGTGCTCTTCGCGCGCAATCCCGAGGGCGGAAACCCGCTCATGTTGGCTGCCGGCACGCAGGATGCCGTCGATGCCGGCTTTAACGCCAAGGACGTTATCGCGAACGTCGCGCCGCTCATCGGTGGCGGTGGCGGCGGCAAGCCCGCGATGGCCCAGGCAGGCGGAAAGAACGCCGAGGGCATACCGGCGGCTATCGAGAAGGCGAAGGAGCTCTTCGGCATCTAG
- a CDS encoding AAA family ATPase — MDTLFSEVDGQTRFAAAPLAVRMRPRTLNEIVGQEDAVGKDTWLRRAIANDTLSSVILFGPAGTGKTSIAHVIANSTNAAFVEVSAVSGTVADLRREIKAAEERLLAFKRRTILFIDEIHRFSRSQQDALLHAVEDRIVILVGATTENPFFEVNSALISRSRIVELKPIGNHGIKMLVKRALEDERGLADEYEITDDALNAIVITAGGDARTALTTLEIAAAVTEPGEKIDVEQVREASPRRQLPYDKDGDTHYDVISAFIKSMRGSDPDATVYWLARMIEGGEDPRFIARRIFILASEDVGLADPRAITIAAAAFKSAESIGYPECRINLAEAAIYMALAPKSNAAYLAIDAALKEVREGPLRSVPPHLRDRHRPGSENYGTYLYPHDYPNAQVEQQYLPDGLERGCFYKPTSIGWEKLRFPPEE, encoded by the coding sequence ATGGACACGCTCTTCAGCGAAGTAGATGGGCAGACGCGTTTTGCGGCGGCTCCGCTTGCCGTGCGCATGCGTCCACGCACGCTCAACGAGATTGTCGGCCAGGAAGATGCGGTTGGCAAGGACACCTGGCTCAGACGCGCGATCGCCAACGACACGCTTTCCTCGGTCATCCTCTTCGGGCCTGCGGGCACGGGCAAGACCTCCATCGCGCATGTCATCGCCAATTCCACGAACGCCGCCTTTGTCGAGGTCTCGGCCGTCTCGGGTACGGTGGCAGACCTGCGACGCGAGATCAAGGCGGCAGAGGAGCGGCTCCTTGCCTTCAAGCGTCGCACCATCCTCTTCATCGACGAGATTCATCGCTTCTCGCGCTCGCAACAGGATGCCCTGCTGCACGCCGTCGAAGATCGCATCGTAATCCTGGTCGGCGCGACGACGGAGAATCCCTTCTTCGAGGTCAATTCCGCGCTCATCTCTCGCTCGCGCATCGTCGAGCTCAAGCCCATCGGCAATCACGGCATCAAGATGCTCGTCAAGCGTGCGCTCGAGGACGAGCGTGGCCTTGCCGACGAGTACGAGATTACCGATGACGCGCTCAATGCCATCGTCATCACTGCAGGTGGCGATGCCCGTACGGCGCTCACGACGCTCGAGATCGCGGCCGCCGTCACGGAGCCGGGGGAGAAGATCGATGTCGAGCAGGTTCGCGAGGCATCGCCGCGTCGCCAGCTTCCCTATGACAAGGATGGCGATACGCACTACGATGTCATCTCGGCGTTCATCAAGTCGATGCGTGGCAGCGATCCGGATGCGACCGTCTATTGGCTTGCGCGCATGATCGAGGGCGGAGAGGACCCGCGCTTCATCGCGCGCCGCATCTTCATTCTGGCAAGCGAGGACGTGGGTCTTGCCGACCCGCGCGCGATTACGATCGCCGCGGCGGCATTCAAGTCGGCCGAGAGCATCGGATATCCCGAATGCCGCATCAACCTGGCCGAGGCAGCCATCTACATGGCGCTGGCTCCCAAATCCAATGCGGCCTACCTCGCCATCGACGCCGCGCTCAAGGAGGTGCGCGAAGGCCCGCTGCGCAGCGTTCCGCCGCATCTGCGCGATCGCCACCGTCCCGGTTCCGAAAACTACGGTACCTATCTGTATCCCCATGACTACCCGAATGCCCAGGTGGAACAGCAATACCTTCCCGATGGCCTCGAACGGGGATGCTTCTACAAGCCGACCAGCATCGGTTGGGAAAAGCTCCGCTTCCCGCCAGAGGAGTAG